One window of Bdellovibrionales bacterium genomic DNA carries:
- a CDS encoding DUF4423 domain-containing protein, producing the protein MKHQIVGVLTSIFNKRKQRNPKYSLRSFARDLEISPGRLSRILNEKDEPGPKFIDAILKTKTLGPAEREEIQKSVQNSRNPFTHIRDNEELSLDKDEIQIIWSCMAIFSLLNAHRKGFSEHVIGERMGLNKTETKECLAFLLKNKAIKQTANGDYVSATDKVMLPRKQMVDLYYSHVDFLKNTFARSQEIARGETLYGNMTAALTEESVKKVKKILIAALTKITKEASTAGEKRVFHILAEVFPVDKGQ; encoded by the coding sequence ATGAAGCATCAGATCGTCGGCGTACTTACGAGCATCTTTAATAAGCGAAAGCAGCGAAACCCAAAGTATTCGCTGCGTTCATTTGCAAGGGATCTAGAGATCTCTCCGGGGCGCCTGTCACGTATCTTGAACGAAAAGGATGAACCGGGCCCTAAGTTTATCGATGCTATCTTAAAGACAAAGACTCTCGGACCGGCAGAACGCGAAGAGATCCAAAAGAGTGTTCAAAACTCCCGTAATCCATTTACTCACATCCGTGATAATGAAGAACTCAGCCTCGACAAAGATGAAATCCAAATCATCTGGAGTTGCATGGCGATCTTCAGCCTTTTGAATGCTCACCGCAAAGGCTTCTCGGAGCATGTGATCGGCGAGCGCATGGGGCTGAACAAGACTGAGACTAAAGAGTGCCTGGCCTTTCTTTTAAAGAATAAAGCTATTAAGCAAACCGCCAACGGAGACTATGTTTCAGCGACTGATAAAGTGATGCTGCCACGAAAGCAGATGGTGGATTTATACTATTCCCACGTCGATTTCCTTAAAAATACCTTCGCAAGAAGCCAGGAAATCGCCCGCGGCGAGACCCTGTACGGCAACATGACAGCGGCTTTGACGGAGGAAAGTGTGAAGAAAGTGAAAAAAATCCTCATAGCCGCCCTGACAAAAATTACCAAGGAAGCCTCCACAGCAGGGGAGAAGCGGGTCTTCCATATCCTCGCAGAGGTCTTTCCAGTCGATAAGGGCCAATAA